A genomic window from Yarrowia lipolytica chromosome 1D, complete sequence includes:
- a CDS encoding uncharacterized protein (Compare to YALI0D24830g, weakly similar to uniprot|Q6C7X6 Yarrowia lipolytica YALI0D24830g), which produces MSLYTVLDISEDASDFELEQAFRSRSLQFLPTLDSRDHREFYAVSDAFQILRNHRTEYNTNSSNLYWLSDQLQLTVPAVEYFCLLFGMPQMEPFIGTVPVLHWMLNLAPEFPFVDREIKRVPLHILNMLDRARDKRPYDSSSARDHNSRYHRNRSRDAHSLFIDPYLRRVSAQAYVLERGQEIDVSKQVDRLRFLLDVDRDGDGNFWEQKWASFDQVHNRNEDSEDDEDEEEETQEEREKVNNAENNHVTCHVTSTGATDSTETLTNDMTAPASPTTTRRFGGRLRSFVKRHTRGRERYRPHSGQVSREGSATGENETRQSSTSRDESTTRASSLDSKHRPSSPDLGRYKVRERGSESHDSSEVCDRNDSPRDGGGDGDGQPGEIHGFSTTFLHRFQNELNLICEHPFAPSVFQATGTMFKLRSKGLVRQYLPNLPFRGSHFEQTKQSARAILLMDRCVDAKDRCLKINDFWGKYGLSHKDQVNFMYTTCFYELIREVAMNVNRIISQLFEDDEAKVRRKFKRQRAHRLWEMGDWLVKRGAEMAAKRGINVTHNPAVKPDDVVSSIVAVVSYMEFVVINHRPYQTQTRINYAFEKAAVSGDGHEKSGNGDFHVTGDKSNPIHKAAASLWTPWAVASCNPLALADPQKAEEFSSFDFRYEDVFKKKKDQCECGVALFQ; this is translated from the exons ATGTCTCTTTACACGGTTTTGGACATTTCAGAAGACGCGTCGGACTTTGAGCTGGAGCAGGCCTTCCGCAGCCGATCGCTGCAGTTTCTTCCGACGCTAGACTCGCGGGATCATAGGGAGTTTTACGCGGTTTCGGATGCGTTTCAGA TCCTCAGAAACCACCGCACAGAATACAAcaccaactcctccaacctcTACTGGCTGTCGGATCAACTGCAACTCACAGTTCCCGCAGTCGAATACTTTTGCCTGCTATTCGGCATGCCGCAAATGGAACCGTTCATCGGCACCGTCCCCGTGCTCCACTGGATGCTCAATCTCGCGCCAGAATTCCCATTCGTGGACCGAGAAATCAAACGAGTGCCGCTGCACATTCTTAACATGCTGGACCGCGCACGTGATAAGCGGCCCTACGACTCGTCCTcggcacgtgaccacaaTTCCCGCTACCATCGCAaccggtcacgtgacgcccACTCGCTCTTTATCGACCCCTATCTCCGGCGCGTCTCGGCCCAAGCCTATGTTCTGGAGCGTGGTCAAGAGATTGATGTCAGTAAGCAGGTTGACCGGTTGAGGTTTCTGCTTGATGTTGATCGAGACGGCGACGGTAATTTCTGGGAGCAAAAATGGGCGTCGTTTGACCAAGTGCATAATAGAAATGAAGATAGtgaggacgatgaggatgaggaggaggagacgcaggaggagagagaaaaggTGAATAACGCTGAAAataatcacgtgacgtgcCATGTGACTTCTACGGGCGCTACAGACTCCACAGAAACGCTGACTAATGACATGACAGCTCCCGCCAGTCCCACAACCACTCGTCGGTTTGGAGGCAGGCTTCGGTCGTTCGTCAAACGGCACACCCGGGGGAGAGAAAGATATAGACCCCATTCGGGGCAAGTGTCACGGGAAGGAAGTGCGACCGGTGAAAATGAGACCCGCCAATCTAgcacgtcacgtgacgaaaGCACTACGCGTGCCTCTTCTCTTGACTCCAAACACCGGCCTTCGTCTCCGGATCTTGGTCGGTACAAGGTGCGAGAGCGGGGATCAGAGTCACACGACTCGAGCGAAGTGTGCGACCGGAATGACAGCCCACGTGATGGCGGCGGCGACGGCGACGGCCAACCCGGCGAGATCCACGGCTTTTCCACAACGTTCCTTCATCGGTTTCAGAACGAGCTGAATCTCATCTGCGAACATCCGTTTGCGCCGTCGGTGTTTCAGGCCACGGGGACCATGTTCAAGCTGCGGTCCAAGGGTCTAGTTCGTCAATATCTCCCCAATCTACCGTTTCGAGGCTCGCATTTCGAACAGACCAAGCAGTCTGCGCGGGCGATTCTTCTCATGGACCGCTGCGTGGACGCCAAAGACCGGTGTCTCAAAATCAACGACTTTTGGGGCAAGTACGGACTGTCGCACAAGGACCAGGTCAATTTCATGTACACAACGTGCTTCTACGAGCTGATTCGCGAGGTGGCCATGAACGTCAATCGCATCATTTCCCAGCTGtttgaagatgatgaagCCAAGGTCAGACGCAAGTTTAAGCGCCAGAGAGCCCATCGATTATGGGAGATGGGAGACTGGCTGGTGAAGAGGGGGGCGGAAATGGCCGCCAAGAGGGGGATTAACGTGACCCACAACCCCGCCGTCAAGCCCGATGATGTCGTTTCTTCGATAGTGGCGGTGGTGTCGTACATGGAATTTGTGGTGATTAATCATCGACCATATCAGACGCAGACGAGGATTAATTATGCGTTTGAAAAAGCTGCTGTTTCAGGTGATGGTCACGAGAAGAGTGGCAATGGAGAtttccacgtgactggcGACAAGAGCAATCCGATCCACAAGGCGGCCGCTTCTCTATGGACTCCCTGGGCTGTTGCTTCCTGCAATCCTCTGGCACTGGCGGATCCCCAAAAGGCCGAGGAGTTTTCCAGTTTTGATTTCCGGTATGAAGACGTgttcaagaagaaaaaggacCAGTGCGAGTGTGGCGTTGCTTTGTTTCAGTGA